Proteins from a genomic interval of Sulfurospirillum oryzae:
- a CDS encoding respiratory chain complex I subunit 1 family protein, whose amino-acid sequence MFDILQIILMLLLFLVLSIVNMGIIIKVKAFFGGRCGAPVLQKMYDIIKLVQKSIKLSTTTSWVFFVGPLFALIVPFFAFLFLPFASIPPLISFEGDFLLFVYMFGVLRFFTTSSALDTSSSFEGMGSARELTFSFLVEPILFVCLIILAKGTSSLTLYDFFGSHILEAWHDYSTIFGIVVVCFLVILLVENSRIPFDDPATHLELTMIHEAMVLDHSGPLLASIVLGSAMKFTVYAVLIVDLAIPFKTGVLAYDTLIAIAGVLGVGIVVGVIESVMARLKLIAIKQVLIGTLIVSLFGIILITR is encoded by the coding sequence ATGTTTGACATACTTCAAATCATTTTGATGCTTTTGCTCTTTTTGGTTCTTTCCATTGTTAATATGGGCATTATCATCAAAGTAAAAGCTTTCTTTGGAGGAAGATGCGGGGCACCTGTGCTTCAAAAAATGTATGACATCATCAAGCTTGTGCAAAAGTCTATAAAGCTTAGTACAACAACTTCATGGGTCTTTTTTGTAGGTCCTCTTTTTGCTTTGATAGTACCTTTCTTTGCTTTTTTATTTTTACCTTTTGCTTCCATTCCTCCGCTTATCAGCTTTGAGGGAGATTTTTTGCTGTTTGTTTATATGTTTGGGGTATTAAGATTTTTTACAACCTCATCGGCACTTGACACCTCTTCGAGTTTTGAAGGCATGGGAAGTGCTAGGGAGCTTACATTTTCATTTTTGGTTGAGCCTATCTTATTTGTCTGTTTGATTATTTTGGCAAAAGGGACTTCTTCTTTAACCCTGTATGACTTTTTTGGTTCCCATATTTTAGAGGCATGGCATGACTATAGCACGATTTTTGGCATTGTTGTTGTCTGCTTTTTGGTCATTTTACTGGTCGAAAATTCCCGTATTCCATTTGATGATCCAGCAACGCACCTTGAGCTTACGATGATCCATGAAGCGATGGTGCTTGACCATAGTGGACCGCTTCTTGCCTCCATCGTTTTAGGTAGTGCTATGAAATTTACAGTCTATGCGGTTTTGATTGTTGACTTGGCAATTCCTTTTAAAACAGGTGTTTTAGCTTATGATACGCTTATAGCCATTGCAGGTGTTTTGGGCGTAGGCATCGTTGTTGGTGTTATTGAATCAGTGATGGCAAGACTGAAACTGATTGCCATTAAACAAGTCCTGATTGGAACATTGATCGTTTCTTTATTTGGCATTATTTTGATTACGAGGTAA
- a CDS encoding complex I subunit 5 family protein codes for MTLLVLCTLFIMLSLGIILISKENYLRAYTVFAVAIFHLGLTIYLLNTSVLMMDALSKLILITLSILYLGISFHGIGYFSKCQFTNDNKIVTLSLVVFIVFATLMVIANELISMWIFLETASLACTPLIYYNKNKASIEATWKYLFLCSIGIVLALIGMLFISYSAIIAGANDTSLTFTNILSNDKYFNPTWLKISFVFMFIGFATKTGLFPLHSWKADAYSVEPGIFGALMAGGVTSLSWLALMRLIQIMNAAGESVLVHTILIFFGIISILFASIAMLNQLDIKKVLAYSSIEHMGIIALGLGVGGIGIFGALFHIFNNALLKGAIFIAVGNIRRAYGQKTTEFISGALSKIPITGTLFLIAFLAVVGTPPFGSFFSMFSILQGVLAHSPLVSLLFMLGLILAFMGMGKTFLGASRGKPPMVETGYKDTIEMYLTPLLFLSIILIIGLSMPDVFKQLIMDAAALLEGNL; via the coding sequence ATGACTCTTTTGGTTCTTTGCACTCTTTTTATCATGCTCTCTTTGGGCATTATCCTTATTTCAAAAGAGAACTATTTACGTGCCTATACTGTTTTTGCCGTAGCCATCTTTCATCTAGGATTAACCATCTATCTCTTAAACACTTCTGTTTTAATGATGGATGCCCTATCCAAACTCATTCTTATCACGCTAAGTATTCTTTACCTTGGTATCTCGTTTCATGGCATTGGGTATTTCTCAAAATGCCAATTCACCAATGACAATAAAATAGTCACACTCAGCCTGGTTGTCTTTATCGTTTTTGCAACACTGATGGTTATAGCCAATGAGCTTATTAGCATGTGGATTTTTTTAGAAACCGCTTCGCTTGCATGTACACCGCTTATTTATTACAACAAAAATAAAGCCTCCATTGAAGCGACATGGAAGTACCTTTTTCTCTGCTCCATTGGCATTGTTTTAGCACTGATTGGTATGCTTTTTATCTCATACTCCGCCATTATTGCTGGGGCAAATGACACGTCGCTTACGTTTACCAATATTCTCTCAAATGATAAATATTTCAATCCCACATGGCTCAAAATTTCATTTGTGTTTATGTTTATAGGCTTTGCAACTAAAACAGGGCTCTTCCCTCTTCACTCTTGGAAAGCGGATGCTTACAGCGTGGAACCGGGTATCTTTGGAGCTTTAATGGCAGGAGGCGTCACCTCTCTCTCATGGCTTGCACTGATGCGACTGATTCAGATCATGAATGCCGCAGGAGAGTCTGTTTTAGTACACACCATTCTTATCTTCTTTGGCATTATCTCCATACTCTTTGCCTCCATTGCGATGTTAAATCAACTGGATATTAAAAAAGTCTTGGCGTATTCAAGCATTGAGCACATGGGCATTATTGCACTTGGTCTTGGCGTGGGAGGCATAGGCATTTTTGGAGCTCTCTTTCATATCTTTAACAATGCCCTGCTTAAAGGTGCTATTTTCATTGCAGTAGGCAACATCCGCAGAGCATACGGTCAAAAAACGACTGAGTTTATCAGTGGCGCTTTGAGTAAAATACCCATAACAGGTACTCTTTTCCTCATCGCTTTTCTAGCGGTTGTCGGAACGCCTCCTTTTGGCTCTTTCTTTAGTATGTTTTCGATTTTACAAGGTGTACTTGCCCACTCGCCACTCGTCTCACTTCTTTTTATGCTAGGACTAATACTTGCATTTATGGGTATGGGAAAAACGTTTCTTGGCGCTTCAAGAGGAAAGCCGCCTATGGTTGAAACTGGGTATAAAGATACTATTGAAATGTATCTTACCCCTTTACTCTTTTTGTCTATTATTCTCATCATTGGTCTGAGCATGCCTGATGTGTTCAAACAGCTCATCATGGACGCGGCTGCTTTATTGGAAGGAAACCTATGA